In the genome of Caenorhabditis elegans chromosome IV, the window ataattttaccaGTTTTCAGACCGACAACGCACGGGCTCTTCGCTTGATATCCGGACATAGAAATATGCAGATATCATCCAATTTTTAGTTGACACCTATATTTAAAAAGTCTTTGTCAAGCAACAGTATCGATCGCATTCATCAATAACTACAGTAAATATCTATATATCAAAAAAGTCTcccaagaagaagaagcagcgAACTGTTTTCGTTTTGTCAAATCGAGTTCTTGTTTTTGTGGCTGATTTAAATTATACCGGAAAAATTCGATTGGAAAAGAAGGATAATTTGTAAAGAGGAAAATCGGCGGAAATCGTGAAGCGAGGACTACAAAATGCCTGAtgtgagtgtttttttttaatcttcaaaatttatagtttttaattgaatacaaattgtatattttcattaatacaaaaaatagaaaatcaaaatgggCCCAAAAATTCTACAATCTTCATCAAATTTGTGTTGTCAAACTAATTTTCACTAGGAAACAAAACCATGAATTGTACTTTGAATCTGTGGGCGTTTAAGCGATGAGAAGACTGGTACATTGGTTGATCCTCTTTTAAATCTACTAACAATGAATATTCTCTGTAGTTGAAAGCAGTTATGTCTGCATTTGGGTGGTCAGTCAACCGATTCTTTTTGGGTGCATACATTTGTAGGTTTAGAACTGtgttttgatgtttttaaattttctaattaaataatttagcTAAATTATTACTCATAGGAAATTTCATTCGATTCTAATTGTCACTATATTCCTAGTTCCTGTATAAATTGGCATATAATATCGTAAATTATCGGCGATTTTTATCGGTTTTGTCTTCCCGAAAAGAAATAAGGGTAATTCACATTCATCTATGGATTTAGTCGAATCGTTTCTTCATTATAAGGACAAAGtccatttgaaatttaatttagtttttcctattttttcttatATCTTTCTTCTTTCTATTTCCGAATTTTATATCCCTATCAAAGTcagcaaaattttggcaattttctttttatctcACCGCTAAAATCactttgtgaaaattgatttttgttgatcTTGACTAAaacgaaaatcgaaaactacaaaataagataacaaaaaatcgtagaaaGCACGAGTGAGAAATGGGACAAAAGATTACGATTTTTAAACTCGAAATAACTATAAAATCtgctaaaaattattatgttattaattttgaaagatgACAGTCATATGTAACAGATGTCGTAATATTTCTTGTAGAATGGTGAGCtgtttaaattatatttcacTCCAATTAAGGaccctgaaatttaatttgctgaataatttattcttcaaaatttaagaaattcaTAACCTTTTTTCTAAACGAGCgagataaatttgaaaaaatttcctatcCCAGTTTACGTATAACCGCtattttacttaaaaattcatctgattttgcatttttaaatagCCTTTAACAGTATTTGCAATGTTTTTATTACTGTGGGTggttgttttgttgtttttgttccCGCCCTTTCGTCTTTCTCGTCTCATTCGAATTTTGGTGTCTTTTGATCAAAGTGATACTGAATGGAGAAGCACGTGGTAAACAGACGCAGACGACGGTATTAGACACGACGTCTTCTACCTTTTGAAGGCAAACGATGTGTCTATCGTTTGACTTGTTTCAGTCGTGTTGCTTCTACACTTCTCGtagtaattttgaaacaagaaGTGTCATCACACCTACCATTTTACCGctaaattgtaattttttattgaaatgattattgaattttcaatcttaacgtataaacatttttagacgtttttagttttattgaGTATAgaagctttcaaaatttctttatggaaatttatatttattttccattcGCCCGAAAACTTTTGTAGATTCGAAAAGTTTATGTATGTAGTAGTTTGAACTCTGTAATTCGAATTTACCAAACATGAAACGTTGGTTTATCTCGAATATCACACAACCCTCTAAGATATCACGTGATTActgttccttttttttcaatcaaaaaatagtATAGATGTATTGATTCAAAGTTatcatgtttaaaaaactgtattatgtattttccaacaaaaaaattgcgtttCCTGACAGTAAccaatgtttttttgcagTCTATAACAAACGGTGGACGACCACCAGCACCTCCAAGCTCTGTGAGCTCAACAACAGCATCGACAACTGGTAATTTTGGTTAGTTTTAGTCgaattaattataaaaaagaagaaaatcgtCTTATTTGGTGAAGTGAAGTATTCATTCatcgataaaatttaaaaaccctGGAATGTTCAAGTGTTATTGGACACATGAATACGTCAAGAGGATTAAGTTGACgtcgaattaaaaattgacgTTTTTTGAAGTGATAGAGAGAAAAgtacgattttttgaaaaatgttgtagttAAAATTGGCAGAAGTGTGATAGAAAAAAGATtatgaatttaaaagtttatttaattttttaaaagttaattcaatttttaaatttcaggtacTCGACGTCGTTTAGTGAATCGTATCAAGAAAGTCGATGAACTACATCCAGCACAAGAGAATCCCACGTTAGTTTTTGATctcttttgaaagtttctgaTGGtcgtggaaaatttgaaactcttGTTAAAACTTTATTCTTGATAGTGCAAACGTATgcataattttgtaaaaaaaaagattttggccGAATCATTATACAAAACTAACCTGAATATATTTCTATTCTCACCCATTCATAACAATTTTAACTGGTCATGTGAGCATTATCGGTaacttttttcatcttttttagGACGAAAAGAGACGAATGGACAGTCTAACTGTATCTATCTCTCTCTCAATATCATAGATTTATGATGAGgaggaaatttcagtttatgatttgatttgaaattcaaattttattttttccctcTCCCTTCCCCATTGACATTTTCTACTATCCACCTCTGCCAACCACGCATTCCTATTAAAACCGCCAACTGCTTCTagaaattttgactgaaaaacagTCTACATTGccgtttttgcaaattttaaatggaATTTCCGATTTCCAATGATTTATTATTAGCTAGCAGACAATTACAGACTAGAAATGAAcgaaaaaggtgaaaaatgattttctggCTTTCTTTTTAAACTGTAGACTATTTCAGAATGGGATCACACTGGTTGTCCGAGCAAGAAAGATCACGACTTGAAGCTGTTCAACAGGATTGGCGAAGAACTCGACCAATGAAAGTGAGttggaattaattttattaaattataatATGCTtggaattagaaaaattagaaaaacgaGAGATGTGAAAGAAATCACTTGAGGCCAAAAGATGCTATGAATGTTTTGTCTGTGGAGTAGAGAAGATTTGAAATGTgctttaaattataaaaaataaaccgaATGTAACTGTGTTataaattattctaaattttaatgatttttttcaattttccaacaaaaaaaaactgggttcggtctattttctgttttctgacatttaacgcaaaaattcaaaacgacTCTGCTCCACATTTAATTCAATTACTTAACAAACGTGATTCTTAGTTTCAGTGGACTTCAAAAAAGAGACCAGATGATCCAACGACATCATCTCCATCGACAGTTTCAATTAGTAATGCATTGGAAAATTCAACACCTTCATTAAACAATGTTTCTTCGATCACAAACTCTTCATCACCATTTTCTTTATCGTCAGCTGCAACATCGACAGCTTCTGCCATAATCCCATTTACCTCAAATGTAGCTACAAATCATCCACATCTTAATCACCACGTGTCGAGAATACCACAGGCGATTGTAACAGGAGGGACAAATGGTTCATTACCTCCATTATTAATATCACCGACGTCAGCAGCAGCCGCAACGCCGTTGATTTCAGGAAAAGCGGGTCCAATGTCACCATCAACGGGAAGTCCAATTAATGTGGCTGCTACAGTATTACAGAATGCAGTTTCAAGTCCACAACATAGTATTTTTGATAGATCTAGGTGAGTTGACAATGATCGTCAACTaatgtttttgtaatttaatataattttctagGTTAAATAAAATTCCACCAAACACATCATTAGCATCGTCTTCGTCTCCGAGTGATGCTGCTAACAATGATAAACCTATACAACAACGTCATAGTATTTTATCGAATGTTCGAACTCTCACTCAAGCAATGGTAAACGATGGACCACGAACGTTGACTGGAGATGATATGGACAAGATGGTCAGTGAAGAGGAAAGAGCACGAAAAGAGCAAGAGAagcgagaagaagaagagaaagcAGCACGGAGAATTGATGTTGAAGATGATTTTGATGCGCAAGAAAAACCCATTGATAAGAGTAAAAGTAAGTtataattaaacttttttttcatttatttattgaatttcttgattttacattcaattttttcagatggtCGATTCTTAAAGTTCGACGAAGAACTTGGTCGCGGATCGTTCAAGACAGTGTTTCGAGGGTTGGACACTGAAACCGGAGTGGCCGTTGCGTGGTGTGAGCTTCAGGAGAGTAAACTGAATAAGACTGAAAGGCAACGTTTTCGAGAAGAAGCTGAAATGCTCAAGGATCTGCAACATCCGAACATCGTACGATTCTACGATTATTGGGAGAGTGCGGATTTGTGTGGAAAACGGAAATATATTGTGCTTGTAACCGAATTGATGACTTCAGgaacattaaaaatgtatttgaagCGATTTAAACGGATAAACATAAAGGTTGTAATCATCTGATCTCAattgttcaaataattttttttaattttcaggtattgAAATCTTGGTGCAGACAAATTCTGAAAGGGCTTTCATTTCTTCACACACGTAATCCACCTGTAATTCATCGTGATCTCAAGTGTGATAATATCTTTATCACTGGTACAACTGGTAGTGTAAAGATTGGAGATCTTGGATTGGCAactcttaaaaataaatcattcgCGAAATCTGTCATTGGAACTCCAGAATTCATGGCACCGGAAATGTACGAAGAGATGTATGATGAGAGTGTAGATGTCTACGCGTTTGGAATGTGTCTTCTTGAAATGGTTACCGGAGAATATCCATATTCTGAGTGTATGAATCCAGCGACAATCTACAGAAAAGTGATATCAGGTGTCAAACCAGAATGTTTCTCAAGAATTCCTGCACAATATCCTGAAATACGTGAGATAATCGATCGGTGTATTCGTGTGAGACGAGAAGAGAGAAGTACCGTGAAGCAATTGCTCGTTGACGATTTCTTCACTCCAGAAGATCTCATCGGAATTCGTGTTGAAATTAAGAATCGGGATGCTGATCTCAATGATCTTAAcgtggaaattcaaatgcaACTCCGAGTTTACgatgagaaaaagagaaaacaatATCGGTTCAAGGAGAACGAAGGACTTCAATTTGCAtttgatattgaaaatgaCAGCCCAGATGAAGTTGTTCAACAGATGATCGAGCAACAACATATTCCAGATGAGGATACTCGAATGATAACAAAGTTGATAAAAGACAAAGTGGATGCGTTCAGAAGAGATCGAGATCATCGTTTATTGGAGATTAAAAGAGCAAAAGAGGAGGAAGAAAGGATACGAGAAGAGGCTGAGATTAAAGAGGAATTGAGGTTGAGAGCTGAAGctaaagaaaaggaaaaggagAGGTTGGAGAAAGAacgattagaaaaaaaagctgCAGCTGCGGCCGCAGCCAATCCGAATCCTACACCAATTCCACCAACTCCAGCAACACCACACTCTTCTGCCCAACAACAGCCTATTCCACCACCACTATCAACTCAAACTTCGGCTGAAATACAGCAGTCTGCTCAACAGCCATCTGTACCTGTAACTATGATCGCAAATATCCCAGCTATGTCGCCAACATCAGCTCAACCACAACCTGTTTTATCACCAACAAGTGCAGCGGTTCCAGTTCCAACGACAATGATTCATGTTCCAAAACCTAGCGAGATTCCAGTGCAGAATGTAGCGACGACTGCAGCCCCGGTTGCGGCTAACAATGTAAGCATTTACATATTTCATTCAAACCATGATCGTCAgggctgaatttgaaaaaaaaaagaagttttccttcgaaaacgaaaacgacTAATgttttttccgccaaaaacacgaaaaaaacggaaaattttgtaatattggaacgtgattttgaaaatttaattaggtTGATCAAAATTGCACTCTTTTaataatttcgaatattttttttttgaaaaaaattaatatttaaagacttggaaaaaaagtatcttgctctggaaaaaattgaatattcttTTATTTCAGGTACCACCATCACCAGCTCCATTCAAAACAGAAGATATCCAAACTCCCACACTTGCCCAGAATACGGTTCCACGAACAATCTCCACTGATGCTTCTGGACTTGTCATCAATACTCCTGCATCAATAGCATCACCATCACCTGCTCCTTCGGCTACTGATGTTGCTTCAACAACGGCTCCAGTCACCCCTGCTCCAACTCCAACAACAACAACGGACGGTGGTGCAGCAGCAGCTTCAACAACAACTGAAAACAAGGAAGAAAAGCGAAAAAGCAACAAAAGAAAAGTGGTAATGGAGATTTTGGGATGTGATGAATCGAGGAATTTTGCATTGGTCTCGTGTCGACTTGACACTTCTCATAAATCTGTTACCTTCCAATTTGCACCAGGAACTGACAAACCATGCACAATTGCAACGAAACTTTTGGCTGAAGATTGTCTTTTAAAAGTTCATGTTCATATTGTTGAAGCACAATTGGGAGAAGTTATTCAATTGATTAATTCTGATGGAAAGAAAGGTGTTGGTACTAAATTAGCGACGGTATTGGATCCAAATAGTACTGAACCACCAACTATCACTGCTGTCATGCCAAAGGATTCCTCTGCCGCAACTGCTTCTAATACTAAGCCTAAGATTGAAATCGAGAAAACGCCACCAACGAGAGATGCTTCCCAAGAGCCGAATAATGTTCAGGTTACGGTAAGTTTCAATATATGAACGTTATTTAtagtttattattttgttttttagaacGTACGCAAAGTTTCACAAGAATCAAATGCCGAAAGTGTTCAATCAATTCCTCGTCCAGGTGGAATCATTGTGATGTCCCCAACAAATCAAACAGATTCGGCTCCGCCCCCAACTGGAGCTGCAGCAAAACCATCACGATTCCAAGTAACAAAGTCAGCGGATCCTATAGCTACACCGATATCTTCGTCAATATCCACAGCAACAGTTATCCCAATTGTTGCAGCAACACCTACGAATATCACATCCGAACCGGTCATTGTCCAACCAATCACTGCACAAGTTATAACCCATTTGGCTACACCATCGCCAGTTTCTCATTCGTTATCATCAAATTCTTCTCCAAGTGCTACAACTCATTCGAATATGTCATCAATTCAATCAACGACTAGCGTTCCTGGAAGACGATTCACAGTTCAGCCCGTCTCTCAAGCAGAATCCGGAATATCTTCGTCAATTTCTACGCCTCATCCGGAACCGACGCCAGCAATCACTTCGTGTCCTCCACCAGTTCCAAGTGTCCCACCAGTGGTGTCCAATGGGACATTGAACTTAGAAGTTGCTCCTAAACAGACTCCATCAGCAACTAACCAAAATGTCGATACACAACATTCATCGTCAACAGCATCAACAGCTACATTAGTTTCGGAGACACCTGCTACAGTACATGTTACTCCGATCTCAGTGCCAGCTCCTGTTCAAGAACCATTAGTCATCGATCATCATTCTGATGTATTGACACAATTGGATAGTGAGTTGAGAAAGGTAagtaaagaaaataataattcgtttttaaagaaacttaGACTTAATTAGAACTGTTCCCGTGACACAATTACCAGTGTTTTCAGGTCAGTGGAGTATCACACTCGGCTTCACCTTCAACGGTAGTCGAGTCGCTCACCTCAATGACTCCACAAACAATTCCATTGGCTTGTCAAACTGTGCCCGCATCGATCGGTCAAGCTCCAGCAGTCATCGCAGCTGCACACGCGGCGTCATTAATTCCAAATGCAAGTGTTCCACAGTCACCTAGTCGTCTTGATGCCGAAACTGGACTTGCCGGTCTTCACGAGAAGCTTGAAGCGCTGAAAATGGAACAGGATCGACGAGAAGATATGGGAGATGATGCGATTGGCACAACAACCACAGACGGAAAGGACGAGATACCGATTGATACGTTAAAAGGGCTCGCGGAAGCATTAGGAAAAGTTATTCATGCGGATGGTAGAGAAACAACACCAATGCCACCGGATCATCCGGATTTAACAGATGCTTCAACGGTAAGCATTTTTagggaattattgaaaatttatataaaaagtctagaagttttttttgtgtttctggttcgtaaaaaaattcgaaaaatgtcaaaatttttgcgatttttccaccaaaaatacTATGACCCttttgaagagtactgtaacatTCGTTGCTGtggaatttccatattttttcatagtttctcgtttaaaaattttgagaaaaatctttaaaaaaacataaaaattgtaataaatagcgtttaaaattatgaaaaatctggaaattccaCATCAACGAAATTGTTAGATTGCAGTCTTTTTGAAGGTGCAAAACCGTTtgtattaaacaaaaaaatgccgAGACaggataccgtatttttgggtGCAAAAATCGCCTAATTTCACGTCTCGATAATATAGTTATTTTCTTGAACAAATAAGTCTTAAATATTCGAATTATGTTGCTTTTCGCTTCTAGCACGGTCGATCATAGCTATaagtttcattttcatattctctgatttttgttgttaagTATTCACACTGATTAACTCTGATTCAATCATAACCTGGTCTATTCTTTGTTCAGCAACAACTCATCTCACCATCTAACCCTGATGTTTTGACAACGATGTCGTCGGCTGTCGAAGGATCAGCATCATCCACAATGATAGAAGACATTGATGCTTCAACATCAGCGGTAGACGCGTCAATGATGAATTCGATGCCGCCAGGAGCTCAGAACTCTACAGATCAGATACCAGCAGCGATGACACTGAGTATGGATCAAGAATGTGCTCAatcgatgacgtcatcgatAACAAGAAACACGACAGGCACCAAATTGGCGACTTTTGAGAATCTTGAAACAGCTCTATCTTCCACACTCGGAACACACATTCGTCAACCGAATGCACCGTCTTCTCGAGATGAGACGACGGCTCCGATGACACCAAGTTTCACAAATGAAAGaattggtggtggtggaggtggtggagcAACATCATTTAGTATAGGAACACCGCCCAGCCATAGTCCGTTCCCTGTTTCGGAGTGTGATTATGATTTGAAGGTAACACATATTTTtggttgctttttttttgaaatattgtgtTTCGATCAATGATTTTGGTTTGCTTGCAATGCACTGCTAGCTAGACATTTTTatctaaatattaaaaaaaaaatcaagtatataactgttttgtttttgcaaaacgaagtgcaaaataaatattaatttaaataatggAAGACTGATCGAGGAATGCACTAAATTTCGATCAATCAAAACTGTGCAACACCCACACGTATGGGAAAAAGCATCCTAAGCGCATCCTTTTAGCATGATCAGTTTTCGGTTAAGAAAAGCGTCTTTGTTAACAATAGTCGTGTGGTGGGAAATCGAGAATGATTGATCGTTGGTTCTCaaacctttttttgaatattttatttctaaagGCACATAAAAATgcgaaacattttctcaaaaatgatcagttttc includes:
- the wnk-1 gene encoding Serine/threonine-protein kinase WNK (Partially confirmed by transcript evidence), which translates into the protein MPDSITNGGRPPAPPSSVSSTTASTTGNFGTRRRLVNRIKKVDELHPAQENPTMGSHWLSEQERSRLEAVQQDWRRTRPMKFQWTSKKRPDDPTTSSPSTVSISNALENSTPSLNNVSSITNSSSPFSLSSAATSTASAIIPFTSNVATNHPHLNHHVSRIPQAIVTGGTNGSLPPLLISPTSAAAATPLISGKAGPMSPSTGSPINVAATVLQNAVSSPQHSIFDRSRLNKIPPNTSLASSSSPSDAANNDKPIQQRHSILSNVRTLTQAMVNDGPRTLTGDDMDKMVSEEERARKEQEKREEEEKAARRIDVEDDFDAQEKPIDKSKNGRFLKFDEELGRGSFKTVFRGLDTETGVAVAWCELQESKLNKTERQRFREEAEMLKDLQHPNIVRFYDYWESADLCGKRKYIVLVTELMTSGTLKMYLKRFKRINIKVLKSWCRQILKGLSFLHTRNPPVIHRDLKCDNIFITGTTGSVKIGDLGLATLKNKSFAKSVIGTPEFMAPEMYEEMYDESVDVYAFGMCLLEMVTGEYPYSECMNPATIYRKVISGVKPECFSRIPAQYPEIREIIDRCIRVRREERSTVKQLLVDDFFTPEDLIGIRVEIKNRDADLNDLNVEIQMQLRVYDEKKRKQYRFKENEGLQFAFDIENDSPDEVVQQMIEQQHIPDEDTRMITKLIKDKVDAFRRDRDHRLLEIKRAKEEEERIREEAEIKEELRLRAEAKEKEKERLEKERLEKKAAAAAAANPNPTPIPPTPATPHSSAQQQPIPPPLSTQTSAEIQQSAQQPSVPVTMIANIPAMSPTSAQPQPVLSPTSAAVPVPTTMIHVPKPSEIPVQNVATTAAPVAANNVPPSPAPFKTEDIQTPTLAQNTVPRTISTDASGLVINTPASIASPSPAPSATDVASTTAPVTPAPTPTTTTDGGAAAASTTTENKEEKRKSNKRKVVMEILGCDESRNFALVSCRLDTSHKSVTFQFAPGTDKPCTIATKLLAEDCLLKVHVHIVEAQLGEVIQLINSDGKKGVGTKLATVLDPNSTEPPTITAVMPKDSSAATASNTKPKIEIEKTPPTRDASQEPNNVQVTNVRKVSQESNAESVQSIPRPGGIIVMSPTNQTDSAPPPTGAAAKPSRFQVTKSADPIATPISSSISTATVIPIVAATPTNITSEPVIVQPITAQVITHLATPSPVSHSLSSNSSPSATTHSNMSSIQSTTSVPGRRFTVQPVSQAESGISSSISTPHPEPTPAITSCPPPVPSVPPVVSNGTLNLEVAPKQTPSATNQNVDTQHSSSTASTATLVSETPATVHVTPISVPAPVQEPLVIDHHSDVLTQLDSELRKCFQVSGVSHSASPSTVVESLTSMTPQTIPLACQTVPASIGQAPAVIAAAHAASLIPNASVPQSPSRLDAETGLAGLHEKLEALKMEQDRREDMGDDAIGTTTTDGKDEIPIDTLKGLAEALGKVIHADGRETTPMPPDHPDLTDASTQQLISPSNPDVLTTMSSAVEGSASSTMIEDIDASTSAVDASMMNSMPPGAQNSTDQIPAAMTLSMDQECAQSMTSSITRNTTGTKLATFENLETALSSTLGTHIRQPNAPSSRDETTAPMTPSFTNERIGGGGGGGATSFSIGTPPSHSPFPVSECDYDLKGQMDLESEDPEVIQMIVRHRMEQHKLLEKQRVEIERLRSKIRVPRATSVNPEMIGDDEADTTLTALQSALGNASLSLPASPPPNTETTKVNTTVIPSDVLATRMTMSQSSTKSSNVSVSSRHRDNQSAPPRHHHHQPHPPHHPHLQNHYHPPQNHTSATAPCPSAMVQLQAVSNNNVNPLHQPPHPVSSQIPPQA
- the wnk-1 gene encoding Serine/threonine-protein kinase WNK (Partially confirmed by transcript evidence) encodes the protein MPDSITNGGRPPAPPSSVSSTTASTTGNFGTRRRLVNRIKKVDELHPAQENPTMGSHWLSEQERSRLEAVQQDWRRTRPMKWTSKKRPDDPTTSSPSTVSISNALENSTPSLNNVSSITNSSSPFSLSSAATSTASAIIPFTSNVATNHPHLNHHVSRIPQAIVTGGTNGSLPPLLISPTSAAAATPLISGKAGPMSPSTGSPINVAATVLQNAVSSPQHSIFDRSRLNKIPPNTSLASSSSPSDAANNDKPIQQRHSILSNVRTLTQAMVNDGPRTLTGDDMDKMVSEEERARKEQEKREEEEKAARRIDVEDDFDAQEKPIDKSKNGRFLKFDEELGRGSFKTVFRGLDTETGVAVAWCELQESKLNKTERQRFREEAEMLKDLQHPNIVRFYDYWESADLCGKRKYIVLVTELMTSGTLKMYLKRFKRINIKVLKSWCRQILKGLSFLHTRNPPVIHRDLKCDNIFITGTTGSVKIGDLGLATLKNKSFAKSVIGTPEFMAPEMYEEMYDESVDVYAFGMCLLEMVTGEYPYSECMNPATIYRKVISGVKPECFSRIPAQYPEIREIIDRCIRVRREERSTVKQLLVDDFFTPEDLIGIRVEIKNRDADLNDLNVEIQMQLRVYDEKKRKQYRFKENEGLQFAFDIENDSPDEVVQQMIEQQHIPDEDTRMITKLIKDKVDAFRRDRDHRLLEIKRAKEEEERIREEAEIKEELRLRAEAKEKEKERLEKERLEKKAAAAAAANPNPTPIPPTPATPHSSAQQQPIPPPLSTQTSAEIQQSAQQPSVPVTMIANIPAMSPTSAQPQPVLSPTSAAVPVPTTMIHVPKPSEIPVQNVATTAAPVAANNVPPSPAPFKTEDIQTPTLAQNTVPRTISTDASGLVINTPASIASPSPAPSATDVASTTAPVTPAPTPTTTTDGGAAAASTTTENKEEKRKSNKRKVVMEILGCDESRNFALVSCRLDTSHKSVTFQFAPGTDKPCTIATKLLAEDCLLKVHVHIVEAQLGEVIQLINSDGKKGVGTKLATVLDPNSTEPPTITAVMPKDSSAATASNTKPKIEIEKTPPTRDASQEPNNVQVTNVRKVSQESNAESVQSIPRPGGIIVMSPTNQTDSAPPPTGAAAKPSRFQVTKSADPIATPISSSISTATVIPIVAATPTNITSEPVIVQPITAQVITHLATPSPVSHSLSSNSSPSATTHSNMSSIQSTTSVPGRRFTVQPVSQAESGISSSISTPHPEPTPAITSCPPPVPSVPPVVSNGTLNLEVAPKQTPSATNQNVDTQHSSSTASTATLVSETPATVHVTPISVPAPVQEPLVIDHHSDVLTQLDSELRKCFQVSGVSHSASPSTVVESLTSMTPQTIPLACQTVPASIGQAPAVIAAAHAASLIPNASVPQSPSRLDAETGLAGLHEKLEALKMEQDRREDMGDDAIGTTTTDGKDEIPIDTLKGLAEALGKVIHADGRETTPMPPDHPDLTDASTGQMDLESEDPEVIQMIVRHRMEQHKLLEKQRVEIERLRSKIRVPRATSVNPEMIGDDEADTTLTALQSALGNASLSLPASPPPNTETTKVNTTVIPSDVLATRMTMSQSSTKSSNVSVSSRHRDNQSAPPRHHHHQPHPPHHPHLQNHYHPPQNHTSATAPCPSAMVQLQAVSNNNVNPLHQPPHPVSSQIPPQA
- the wnk-1 gene encoding Serine/threonine-protein kinase WNK (Partially confirmed by transcript evidence), with amino-acid sequence MPDSITNGGRPPAPPSSVSSTTASTTGNFGTRRRLVNRIKKVDELHPAQENPTMGSHWLSEQERSRLEAVQQDWRRTRPMKFQWTSKKRPDDPTTSSPSTVSISNALENSTPSLNNVSSITNSSSPFSLSSAATSTASAIIPFTSNVATNHPHLNHHVSRIPQAIVTGGTNGSLPPLLISPTSAAAATPLISGKAGPMSPSTGSPINVAATVLQNAVSSPQHSIFDRSRLNKIPPNTSLASSSSPSDAANNDKPIQQRHSILSNVRTLTQAMVNDGPRTLTGDDMDKMVSEEERARKEQEKREEEEKAARRIDVEDDFDAQEKPIDKSKNGRFLKFDEELGRGSFKTVFRGLDTETGVAVAWCELQESKLNKTERQRFREEAEMLKDLQHPNIVRFYDYWESADLCGKRKYIVLVTELMTSGTLKMYLKRFKRINIKVLKSWCRQILKGLSFLHTRNPPVIHRDLKCDNIFITGTTGSVKIGDLGLATLKNKSFAKSVIGTPEFMAPEMYEEMYDESVDVYAFGMCLLEMVTGEYPYSECMNPATIYRKVISGVKPECFSRIPAQYPEIREIIDRCIRVRREERSTVKQLLVDDFFTPEDLIGIRVEIKNRDADLNDLNVEIQMQLRVYDEKKRKQYRFKENEGLQFAFDIENDSPDEVVQQMIEQQHIPDEDTRMITKLIKDKVDAFRRDRDHRLLEIKRAKEEEERIREEAEIKEELRLRAEAKEKEKERLEKERLEKKAAAAAAANPNPTPIPPTPATPHSSAQQQPIPPPLSTQTSAEIQQSAQQPSVPVTMIANIPAMSPTSAQPQPVLSPTSAAVPVPTTMIHVPKPSEIPVQNVATTAAPVAANNVPPSPAPFKTEDIQTPTLAQNTVPRTISTDASGLVINTPASIASPSPAPSATDVASTTAPVTPAPTPTTTTDGGAAAASTTTENKEEKRKSNKRKVVMEILGCDESRNFALVSCRLDTSHKSVTFQFAPGTDKPCTIATKLLAEDCLLKVHVHIVEAQLGEVIQLINSDGKKGVGTKLATVLDPNSTEPPTITAVMPKDSSAATASNTKPKIEIEKTPPTRDASQEPNNVQVTNVRKVSQESNAESVQSIPRPGGIIVMSPTNQTDSAPPPTGAAAKPSRFQVTKSADPIATPISSSISTATVIPIVAATPTNITSEPVIVQPITAQVITHLATPSPVSHSLSSNSSPSATTHSNMSSIQSTTSVPGRRFTVQPVSQAESGISSSISTPHPEPTPAITSCPPPVPSVPPVVSNGTLNLEVAPKQTPSATNQNVDTQHSSSTASTATLVSETPATVHVTPISVPAPVQEPLVIDHHSDVLTQLDSELRKCFQVSGVSHSASPSTVVESLTSMTPQTIPLACQTVPASIGQAPAVIAAAHAASLIPNASVPQSPSRLDAETGLAGLHEKLEALKMEQDRREDMGDDAIGTTTTDGKDEIPIDTLKGLAEALGKVIHADGRETTPMPPDHPDLTDASTQQLISPSNPDVLTTMSSAVEGSASSTMIEDIDASTSAVDASMMNSMPPGAQNSTDQIPAAMTLSMDQECAQSMTSSITRNTTGTKLATFENLETALSSTLGTHIRQPNAPSSRDETTAPMTPSFTNERIGGGGGGGATSFSIGTPPSHSPFPVSECDYDLKGQMDLESEDPEVIQMIVRHRMEQHKLLEKQRVEIERLRSKIRVPRATSVNPEMIGDDEADTTLTALQSALGNASLSLPASPPPNTEIPDNEGQHHCNSFRCIGDPNDNVSIVNQIKQRLGIIPSSRQSVRSATSSSPSTPPSSSSAPPKSLSSPTKSYVSHCSLSIGYGSTASSEQQQREPSPSATTSSFLSDPATGVIENV